In Ahaetulla prasina isolate Xishuangbanna chromosome 6, ASM2864084v1, whole genome shotgun sequence, a single window of DNA contains:
- the LOC131200588 gene encoding uncharacterized protein LOC131200588 produces MATGTALCVPSASINSQGNQKTPGREGRTNPSGSSLASETLVYGPQSSFSDNTLAHTRQSDCSQSGRSHPSRTSVVTTHRLAIERDILAGLNIPPDAVPTIQAARRPSTKRIYQFTWKAFSMWCSKRPISPRNPDLSHIIGFLQEGLTSGLSPNTLRRQVAALSSVLTFSSSESLAKDPVIRLFLRGASNLHPPTIHRYPSWNLNKVLNTLMRAPFEPLREASLRLLTFKVAFLIAITSARRISELAALSTRKDLCIFHLDRVVLRLDPTFVPKVNSLFHRSQELILPNFCPVPRHQKEHEWHTLDVRRALKIYLHRTSPFRKTEALLVSFQPSSLGSKVSGPTIGRWIRATIAMTYDLQSLPRPKNITAHSTRSASTSAAWATQAPLEEVCRAATWSSPSPFIRHYKLDTYASAEASFGRRVLQSVHDNP; encoded by the coding sequence ATGGCCACCGGAACTGCTTTATGCGTTCCCTCCGCTTCCATTAATTCCCAAGGTAATCAGAAAACTCCTGGAAGAGAAGGCCGAACTAATCCTAGTGGCTCCTCATTGGCCTCGGAGACCTTGGTTTATGGACCTCAAAGCTCTTTCAGTGACAACACCTTGGCGCATACCAGACAATCAGATTGCTCTCAGTCAGGGCGTTCTCATCCATCCAGAACCTCAGTGGTTACAACTCACCGTCTGGCGATTGAGCGGGACATCTTAGCGGGTCTCAACATTCCCCCAGACGCAGTACCGACAATTCAGGCGGCACGACGACCATCCACGAAGCGCATATACCAATTCACTTGGAAAGCTTTCTCGATGTGGTGCTCAAAGAGGCCCATTTCACCTAGGAATCCTGACCTATCTCACATCATTGGTTTCCTACAAGAGGGCCTGACGTCAGGTCTCTCTCCTAACACCCTCCGACGCCAAGTCGCAGCTCTTTCCTCGGTGCTTACCTTCAGCTCATCAGAGTCCCTGGCAAAGGATCCAGTCATCAGATTGTTTTTGAGGGGAGCCTCTAACCTGCATCCTCCTACTATTCACAGGTACCCATCCTGGAACCTTAATAAAGTTCTTAATACATTAATGAGAGCGCCATTTGAACCACTCCGAGAGGCTTCTTTACGACTCTTGACTTTCAAGGTGGCTTTCCTTATTGCCATAACTTCAGCTCGCCGCATTTCAGAATTGGCAGCGCTCTCAACACGCAAAGACCTTTGCATTTTTCACCTCGATAGGGTAGTTCTGCGTCTCGACCCAACCTTTGTTCCAAAAGTTAATTCACTATTTCATCGTTCTCAGGAACTGATTCTCCCAAATTTCTGTCCCGTACCCAGACATCAAAAGGAACATGAATGGCATACGTTGGATGTCCGAAGAGCCTTAAAGATATACTTACATCGTACTTCTCCATTTCGTAAAACGGAAGCTCTCCTTGTTTCCTTCCAACCTTCTTCGTTAGGCTCCAAAGTTTCAGGACCTACCATTGGCAGATGGATACGGGCCACCATAGCCATGACATACGATTTGCAATCTCTTCCTCGGCCAAAGAACATCACAGCACACTCCACGAGGAGTGCCTCCACTTCGGCAGCTTGGGCGACCCAGGCGCCCTTAGAGGAAGTATGCAGGGCGGCAACTTGGTCTTCACCGTCGCCTTTCATCAGACACTATAAACTCGATACCTATGCATCGGCAGAAGCCTCCTTCGGTAGACGAGTTTTGCAAAGTGTACACGACAACCCATGA